Proteins co-encoded in one Nicotiana sylvestris chromosome 7, ASM39365v2, whole genome shotgun sequence genomic window:
- the LOC138873177 gene encoding uncharacterized protein yields MATAGLLRFFVGTKVSNVNQLNKASIVEPSSSRKVLLPNGDVTKVTRVGDSQISKSNTLKEDIFNGRVNEIVRERDAQRLTSQPADIALWHMKLGHVSIIVLKKLFPVKLGIITNVINKCCVCPSAKLTGTPFSTSSIKSTSAFDLIHFIAFVHTQFNKIVKMVRFNNGTEFLNSVCRTVLNNLGILHQTTCAYSPQHNGVVERKHRHLLEITRALRFQAHIPIKFWGYCVITAAYLINRLPSSVLKGCSPYELLYNRKPQLGHLKTSGCLCFARDVSFRKDVFPLKDYLSVSPPIFMPPSSPHSCEEVFSDITFSTIMEPFLYEEAAIKTEIAVLEANHTWKVVSLPSGKMPIGCKWIFKEYYEQTGTTNNLDDALLPYATSYQRLLGKLIYLTVTRPDIAFSVQILTQFMKKPKKSHMEAALRVIKYVKNHPGQGVLLSSQKKGVISAFGDADWVACPFD; encoded by the exons ATGGCTACAGCTGGTTTGCTAAGGTTCTTTGTAGGGACAAAGG TGTCTAATGTCAATCAATTAAATAAAGCTTCTATAGTTGAACCCTCTTCCTCTAGAAAAGTTCTTTTGCCAAATGGAGATGTCACTAAAGTAACTCGTGTTGGAGACAGTCAAATATCAAAGAGCAACACTCTAAAAGAA GATATCTTCAATGGCAGGGTGAATGAGATTGTTAGAGAAAGAGATG CTCAAAGGCTGACTTCTCAACCAGCCGATATAGCCTTGTGGCATATGAAACTTGGACATGTGTCCATTATTGTTCTGAAGAAACTATTTCCTGTCAAACTAGGTATTATTACTAATGttatcaataaatgttgtgtttGTCCTTCTGCTAAATTGACCGGGACACCATTTTCTACTAGTAGTATCAAGAGTACAAGTGCATTTGATCTCATTCAT TTTATTGCTTTTGTGCATACACAGTTTaataaaatagtcaaaatggTGAGGTTTAACAATGGCACTGAATTTCTAAATTCAGTATGTAGAACTGTATTAAATAACCTTGGCATCCTCCATCAAACTACCTGTGCCTACAGTCCTCAGCATAATGGAGTAGTTGAGAGGAAGCATAGGCATCTCCTAGAAATAACCAGAGCTCTAAGATTTCAAGCTCACATTCCCATTAAGTTCTGGGGTTATTGTGTTATTACTGCAGCATATCTGATTAATAGACTTCCATCCTCAGTATTGAAGGGTTGTTCACCTTATGAGCTGTTGTACAACAGGAAGCCTCAGCTGGGACATCTTAAAACTTCGGGCTGCTTGTGTTTTGCAAG AGATGTTTCTTTCAGAAAGGATGTCTTTCCACTCAAAGACTATCTATCTGTCTCTCCTCCCATATTCATGCCCCCTTCTTCACCTCATAGTTGTGAAGAAGTGTTCTCAGATATCA CCTTCTCTACTATTATGGAGCCCTTCTTGTATGAAGAGGCTGCTATAAAAACTGAAATAGCAGTCTTGGAGGCTAATCACACCTGGAAGGTTGTATCACTGCCTTCAGGCAAGATGCCCATTGGTTGCAAGTGGATATTCAAG GAGTATTATGAACAAACAGGCACAACCAACAACTTGGATGATGCATTATTACCATATGCTACTAGTTACCAAAGGCTACTAGGCAAACTCATATATTTGACAGTAACAAGGCCAGACATTGCATTCAGTGTTCAAATACTCACCCAATTTATGAAAAAGCCTAAGAAATCTCATATGGAGGCAGCCCTTAGGGTGATCAAGTATGTTAAGAATCATCCTGGACAAGGAGTGCTCCTATCAAGTCAAAAGAAAGGCGTAATCTCAGCCTTCGGTGATGCTGATTGGGTAGCATGCCCTTTTGACTAG
- the LOC138873178 gene encoding uncharacterized protein, with amino-acid sequence MWEDSRGEERPPARWDEFVYAFMDHFLPAETMAARATEFEVLKQGSMSVWKYHMEFVRLSKYAPQLVSTMGDRVRQFIQGLSPLVVNEAAIAALHSDMNYGKIVGFSQAIEARKLKIRAQRESNSSARSVGHSERPVQRRGPSGSSQSYAQSSASAPPSVHSYQQSSHLRLGSDSRRPHQSGRPGGGSQQQGGALCPKCGRFHTEACYLDIPGTGSGFAQPSGSSAATSSARPPTPIEHGAIRGGARGRSGPSRFYALSGRQSAEASPDIVTGILSVQAIECYSIIDLGSSLSYVTPFIASSFGVEPEQLHEPFSVATPVGDSITAARVYRNCVVTVCGRATTTDLIELKMVDFDVIMGMDWLYSCFAKLDCRTRVMRLEFHNEPFIEWKGNGVVPKCRFISYLKASKMIRKGCIYHLLRVADTTSEVSAPESVPVMNEFLEVFPNELLGIPPNRDIDFGIDVLPDTQPISIPPYRMAPAELRELKEQLKDLLEKGFIRPSVSP; translated from the exons ATGTGGGAGGATTCCCGTGGGGAGGAAAGACCTCCAGCTAGATGGGATGAGTTTGTATATGCATTCATGGACCACTTCTTGCCTGCCGAGACAATGGCGGCCCGTGCCACTGagtttgaggtcctcaagcagggcagtatgagtgtttggaagtaccacatggagtttgtgaGATTGTCCAAGTATGCTCCCCAGTTAGTGTCGACCATGGGTGATCGAGTTCGGCAATTTATTCAGGGTCTTAGTCCCTTGGTGGTGAACGAGGCTGCTATAGCGGCCTTACACtcagatatgaattatgggaagattgtgGGATTCTCTCAGGCCATAGAGGCTAGGAAGTTGAAAATACGGGCACAAAGGGAGAGTAACAGCAGTGCCCGATCAGTGGGTCACTCAGAGAGACCAGTTCAGAGAAGGGGGCCATCAGGGTCATCCCAGTCATATGCTCAGTCCTCAGCGAGCGCACCGCCATCTGTGCACAGTTATCAGCAGAGCAGTCACTTGAGACTAGGTTCAGATAGCAGGAGACCCCATCAGTCCGGTCGTCCAGGAGGGGGATCACAGCAGCAGGGGGGAGCTCTATGCCCCAAGTGTGGGAGATTCCATACGGaggcttgttatttggatatccCG GGCACGGGTAGTGGATTTGCTCAGCCATCCGGTTCTTCAGCTGCTACATCATCCGCGCGCCCTCCAACTCCAATAGAGCATGGTGCAATTAGGGGTGGAGCTCGTGGTAGAAGTGGACCTAGCCGATTTTACGCTTTGAGTGGTCGCCAGAGtgcagaggcttctccagataTTGTCACAGGTATCTTGTCTGTTCAGGCCATTGAGTGTTATTCTATTATTGATCTGGGTTCCTCTTTGTCTTATGTCACCCCATTCATTGCTTCAAGTTTTGGGGTAGAACCCGAACAGCTTCATGAGCCATTCTCTGTAGCAACTCCAGTTGGTGATTCTATCACAGCCGCGCGGGTTTATAGGAATTGTGTTGTCACGGTATGTGGTCGTGCTACCACGACCGATCTTATTGAGCTTaaaatggtagattttgatgtgattatgggaatggactggCTTTATTCGTGCTTTGCTAAACTTGACTGCCGAACGAGAGTCATGAGGCTTGAGTTCCATAATGAGCCATTTATTGAGTGGAAGGGAAATGGTGTGGTGCCGAAatgtaggtttatttcctaccttaaggcttCAAAGATGATTAGGAAGGGGTGTATCTACCATTTGCTCCGGGTGGCGGACACCACTTCAGAAGTGTCTGCCCCCGAGTCCGTGCCAGTCATGAATGAGTTTCTTGAAGTGTTTCCGAATGAGCTTTTAGGGATCCCACcaaatagggatattgatttcgggATTGATGTATTGCCAGATACGCAGCcaatatctattccaccatacaggATGGCGCCAGCAGAGTTAAGGGAGTTAAAGGAGCAATTGAAGGATTTATTAGAAAAGGGGTTTATACGGCCAAGTGTGTCGCCGTGA
- the LOC138873179 gene encoding uncharacterized protein — MDILYHPGKANVVANALIQKSMGSLAHLGADQRSLAGEVYQLASLGVCISTSDKGKVMVHNGAESSLVAEVKEKQFIDPALAQMKEAVLNNKTSAFSLSGGDGVLQCQGRLCVPDVDNLWERVMAEAHNSRYSMHPSSTKMYHDLKEIYGGTV; from the coding sequence atggatattttataccatccagggaaggcgaatGTGGTGGCCAACGCTCTCATTCAGAAGTccatgggtagtttggctcatttgggagcGGATCAGAGGTCTTTGGCTGGGGAGGTTTATCAATTAGCCAGTCTGGGGGTTTGTATTTCGACCTCAGACAAGGGGAAGGTTATGGTGCATAATGGAGCAGAATCGTCACTGGTAGCGGaagtcaaggaaaagcagttcattGATCCAGCATTGGCGCAGATGAAAGAGGCAGTTTTGAATAACAAGACTTCGGCCTTTTCACTTAGTGGCGGGGATGGTGTATTACAATGTCAAGGTAGGCTATGTGTTCCAGATGTGGATAATCTTTGGGAGAGGGTAATGGCAGAGGCTCATAATTCCAGGTATTCGATGCACCcaagttctacaaaaatgtatcacgatctcaaggaaatttatggtgGAACAGTATGA
- the LOC138873180 gene encoding kinesin-like protein KIN-14D yields the protein MDVQRNLKSYSPKKLMSLANVLIDVYYSEQIKDDLVVVVVDLKETIENLKRERNALEEKIASIEHERDDLIVVVVDLKETIECASKEKETLTERVAIIEQEKNNLVVVVVDLKEIIEEFKTVYRFGKSEKGKEVASEAHIKLENELNLVKISLCVELEKNKQLQEELGKTSSPKALGKKHFEKDHLTLRDDKTQLRTWFFIIGYGSHSQSFENNLVMSKKQASFSALDNTVVKSARVSSSEIQQGEQGSLVQEPSTLSMAEKLSEELVTSHEDTEISRTSGDYEEGVITEEYAGRSEPHGEETEEEGAIVPFE from the exons atggatgttcagagaaatctgaaatcttaCTCTCCTAAAAAGCTCATGTCATTAGCAAATGTGCTAATTGATGTTTACTATT CTGAACAAATCAAAGATGACTTAGTAGTCGTTGTAGTTGATTTGAAAGAAACAATAGAGAACCTGAAAAGAGAAAGGAATGCCTTAGAAGAGAAAATTGCTAGTATAGAACATGAACGAGATGATTTAATAGTAGTTGTGGTGGACTTAAAAGAAACCATTGAGTGTGCAAGTAAAGAAAAGGAAACCTTGACTGAGAGAGTTGCTATCATTGAGCAAGAAAAAAATAAcctagtagtggtggtagtagacTTGAAAGAAATAATTGAGGAATTTAAAACCGTATATAGGTTTGGAAAATCtgaaaagggaaaggaagtggCAAGTGAAgcacacattaagcttgaaaatgagttaaaCTTGGTAAAGATTAGTCTGTGCGTTGAACTTGAGAAAAACAAACAGCTTCAGGAAGAACTAGGGAAA ACTTCTTCACCAAAAGCCCTAGGAAAAAAGCATTTTGAGAAAGATCACCTTACACTAAGGGATGATAAAACCCAACTGAGAACCTGGTTCTTCATTATTGGTTATGGAAGTCATAGTCAG TCCTTCGAGAATAATCTTGTTATGTCTAAAAAGCAAGCAAGCTTTAGTGCGCTTGACAACACTGTGGTTAAGTCCGCACGAGTTAGCAGTTCAGAG ATTCAACAAGGTGAACAAGGGAGCCTCGTTCAAGAACCTTCTACTCTATCAATGGCTGAGAAATTGAGTGAAGAACTGGTGACTAGTCATGAAGATACTGAGATCTCCAGGACAAGTGGTGACTATGAAG AAGGGGTCATTACAGAGGAATATGCAGGACGGTCTGAGCCTCATGGGGAAGAAACAGAAGAAGAGGGAGCAATTGTTCCATTTGAATAG